In Streptomyces erythrochromogenes, the DNA window CGGGTTCGGGGGAGATCAACTCCACGGTGGCGGACCAGGCGGGCCGTCTGGCGGCGGTGAAGGAGGCGTTCGCCGGCCGTGAGGGTGTGGTGTTGGACGAGTTGGACGGTTTGACGGTGACGGGTGCGGACTGGTGGTTCAACGTCCGTGCGTCGAACACGGAGCCGTTGCTGCGTCTGAACGTCGAGGCCCGTGACGCGCAGACCCTCTCGCGTGTCCGTGACGAGGCCCTGGCCCTCATCCGCGGCTGACGCACCGAAGCGGGGCCCGCGCTTTTCCGGCGCGGGCCCGCACATACTGTGGCGCCCCGGAGTGGCCAACCACACCAACACGTCGGTGTTCATCTACGAGGCCGACGCGTGCGCGGGTGCTCCGCGGGACCGGACACCGATGGAACCCGGGAAGGTGATCATCGGCGTTCCCCTCCTCTCATTCAAGATCGTCCCCGCTCCGACCCCGGACCTCGGCACCCCGCCGCCCTCGGCGGGGTAGGCCGTTGTTGCACGCCACCTGGCGGTAGCCGGACGAGAACAGGCCCCGGTAGGCGTACGCGGCGGACATCAAGGTCATGTGGTGGTGCCAGCCGGGGAAGGAGCGCCCCTCGAAGTCGAGGAGCCCGAAGTCGTCGGCCAGAGCGCCCAGCGTGGCGGCGGCCCGGCCCGACTGCCGGACCAGCCGCAGCAGGTCGTCCATCCGGTGGCGGCTCATGTTGGTGAGCCAGACCGCACCGCTCGCGCCCGGCGCCCCGGGCCCCGGGCGCCGTTCGCCGAACAGGCGGTACGTCTGCTGCGCGCCCGGGACCGCCAGGTCGGCGCCCGGCACCCGGACCAGGGCCGATTGGATGCGCAGTGGCTGCGGGCGCGCGACACGGCCCGTGAGCGGCGCCGCGTACGGATGGCTGGTGTTGCCCCGCCGCGCGAGGTCGCCCGCCGAGGTGGCGTGCCCGGCGGTGGCGTACGCCGCGGTGGCGTACGCGGCCGGCCGGGCCGGCTCGGACCTGTGGCCCGGTCCGGCCGCGCAGACGGCGAGGGCGGGCGGGACGGACACCAGGAAGTCGTGGCCGCGCCGGCCCAGCATGCCGATCAGCGCGGCGGCCGCGCCGAGGCGGCTGAGGTCGGCGACCACGGGGGCGCGCACCGACGAGGTACGGGCGGCGATCGAATCGACGAGCTCCAGGACCAGTGACTCCGGGGTCTGGTGCGCCACGGCGGGGGAGATCCGCGCCCGGCGGCGCAGGGCGGGGTCCACCGACCAGGAGTCGGGAAGCACCAGCCGCCAGTCGACGGGCACGCTCAGGCCGTCCAGGGAGAGGAAGAGTCCGAAGCCGAACTGGCAGTTGACGATGCGTCCGGCGGCGGGGTCGAAGCGGCGGTGCACGCCGACGGAGTGCTCACCGCGCTTGGGGAAGCAGACCTGCCCGACCGTCCAGGCGTGCACCGGGTGGCGTTCCTCCACCCAGCGGAGCAGCTCGGCGCGGGCCGGATCCCACTCCCACGGGCTCGCGTTGATGAACTGCTGCAGGGACTGGGACGCGGTGGGTGACGCGGTCACGGAAGCCGCGAGCCTGCGGACGGACTTCTTGCCCGGGGTGGTGAGCAGGCCCTGTAAGTAGACCCGGGCCCATCTGCGCTGGTCGGCCCTCGGTAAGTGGCCGAAGAGGCGTTCCGTGAACTCGTCCAGGGCGGTGCCGCCGGCAGCCAGGGCTCTGGTCCTCATGTGCGCCGTCATCTGTCGTCTCCCCTCCAGTGCGGACATCGGTGTGCGCCATGACAGCCAAGAGAATACAGAACGTTCGTTTTGTTTTCCAGCTAAAGTATGGCTTCCCCGCGGCGACTTGGGCACGTTGGAGGTACGACGCCGCCCGCCCCCGACGCGGGCGGCGCGGGACGGCGGGGCATGGTCGCTTCTTCGTCAAGTAGCCGTTGTGCGCGGTCGGCACCGGGGCGACGCTGGAGGTCGTCCCCGTGCCGGGCGCGGGGGTGAGTGAGGAACGAACCGGATGGCAGTGGTAGTGCAGTGGTGAAGCAAGAGCGCGGCGTGCGCACCCGTAATCATCTGATCTCGGTGGCCGCCGCCGAATTCGACCGCAACGGATACGAGGGGACGTCGCTTTCCCGGCTGAGCAGATCGGCCGGTATTTCGATCGGGGCCGTCACCTTCCACTTCTCGGCGAAGGGGGAACTGGCCTCCGCCGTCGAGGATTCCGGTCGGGCCGCCACCCGGAGGGTGGTCGAGTGCGTGACGGCCCGCGGAGGGCCGGCGCTGGACACCGTCTCCTCGCTCGTCCTGGCCCTCGGCCGGCTGATCGAGACCGACGCGGCCGTGCGCGCCGCGGCCCGGCTCACCCAGGAACGCGTCGGCGCCGGCCCCGAGTGGTGCGGCTGCTGGCTCCCGGAGGTCGAGGAACTGCTGGAACAGGCCGCGGAAGAGGGTCAGCTCCATCCGGAGGTCGACCCGCGCCCGCTCACTCAGCTGACGGGACATCTGGTCGGCGGCGTCGTCGCGCGGGCCCGCCGGGACCGGGAGGACCGCCCCGGCGCGGTCGTCGGCGAGCTCGGCGAACTGTGGTGCCTCATCCGGCGGCGCGTCGCGGCCCGCCCGGAAGCGGAAATGCCCAAGTAGGCGGAAATGCGCGGGGATTACGGCCGCCGGCGTGAGGCGCCGTCTAGCGTCAGCGGCATGAATTCCACGCCTCCGCAGATAACCAAGGCAGTGATCCCCGCCGCGGGACTCGGAACACGATTCCTCCCGCTGACGAAGGCCACCCCGAAGGAAATGCTCCCGGTGGTCGACAAGCCCGCCATCCAGTACGTGGTGGAAGAGGCGGTCGCGGCGGGGATGTCGGACATCCTCATGGTCACCGGGCGCAACAAGCGGCCGCTCGAGGACCACTTCGACCGCAACTACGAGCTGGAGGAGGCCCTCCAGCGCCGTGGTGATCAGGACAAACTCAACAGCGTCTGCGCATCCACCGAACTCGCCGACATCCACTACGTGCGCCAGCGGGACCCCAAGGGCCTCGGGCACGCCGTCCTGTGCGCCGCGCCGCACGTCGGCCGGGAGCCCTTCGCCGTCCTCCTGGCCGACGACCTGATCGACCCCAGGGATCCCCTGCTGTCCCGGATGGCCGAGGTCCGCGCCCGGCTCGGCGGCAGCGTCGTGGCCCTCATGGAGGTGGACTCGGACGCCATCCACCTGTACGGATGCGCCGCGGTCGAGCAGTCGGCGGCCGGCGGCGATGGCGTGCGCATCACCGAGCTGGTGGAGAAGCCGGAGCCCGGCACCGCCCCCAGCAACCTCGCGATCATCGGCCGCTACCTCCTCGATCCCGAGATCTTCGAGGTGCTGCGGAGCACCAGCCCCGGGCGCGGCGGCGAGATCCAGCTCACGGACGCCCTGCGCACCCTGGTGCGCGCCGGACGCCCCGTGCACGGCGTGGTCTTCTCCGGCCGCCGCTACGACACGGGGGACCGTGCCGAGTACCTGCGCGCGACGGTCCGGCTCGCCTGCGAGCGCGAGGACCTGGGCCCCGAATTCCTGTCCTGGCTAAGGGAGTTCGTGCGTGCGGAGGAGCTCGCGCCGGTCTGATCAGCCGACCGGTGGGCGACCGGGGAAGTTCCGCGGTCGCCCACCTGACCGGCCCCGACTCCGCCAACTTGCCCAAATCTCAACAGGGTTCGGCCGCTCCGTAGGTTACCGAACGGTAATTACGTAATTTCTTCTTCGGGCCCGGCGAAAGGTGCGGCGCCCCAGGCAGCGAGTGCACGAAGGGAGGTGAACCATGGACGACTCGAACGCAGGACACCCGGCGAAGCGGACCCCCCGCTCCGCCGCAGAGGTGCCGGTCGGCGCACTGCTCGCCGCGGATTCCCCCCGCACCGTCCCCGTGGACGAGAGCCACGCACAGGCTCTCGCGAACTCGGGCCGGACACTGCCGCCGCTGCTCGTGCACCGCCCCACGATGCGGATCATCGACGGGACGCACCGCTTGCGGGCGGCCGTGCTGAGGGGCCGCGACACCGTCGGCGTGACGTACTTCGACGGCAGCGCCGAGGACGCGTTCGTCCTCTCGGTCGAGGCCAACATCAGCCACGGACTCCCGCTGACCCAGGCGGAACGGACGGGCGCGGCGTTGCGCATCCTGCGGTCCCACCCGGACTGGTCCGATCGCGGGATCGCCGGGCGGACCGGCCTCGCGGCCAAGACCGTCGCCGCGCTGCGCCGCCGGGAGGCGCCGGAGCACGAACCGCCGGGCCGCGTCGGCCGGGACGGGCGCATCAGGCCGGCCGATCCGGCCCGCGGCCGGGAGGCCGCGGCCCGGCTGCTCGCGGGCCGGCCCACCGCCTCCCTGCGGCAGATCGCACGGGAGGCGGGCATCGCGCCCTCGACCGTACGGGACGTACGCCGCCGGATCGGCGAGGGCGAGGACCCCGTACCGGCGGGGCAGCGGCGCTCCGGCAGCGCACCGTCCCCGCCGGCCCGGCCGGCGGACCGGGGACGGGCCCGCGGGCAACCGCTGCCCGCGCTGGTCACCGGCCTCTGCAAGGACCCCCTGCTCAGACTCAGCGAGGCGGGCAGGCTGCTGCTGCGCATGCTCGACCTCCAGGTGAGCGGTCTGCGCCAGCGGGAGCGGATCGTCGCCGCGGTGCCCCCGTACCGCGCCGAGACCGCTGCCGCCGCTGCCGCGCAGTGCGCCCGCGACTGGCAGGAACTGTCGGAGGAACTGGGCCGCCGCGCCTCGGCGGAGGCCCGTACCTGAGCGGTCCTCCACCCCCCAATACCGGCCTTCCCTGCTGGAAGGCCCCGTTCATGTGTGTGTCGGAAAGGAAGTCTGGCGATGTCGGTTGTCGAGGGTGCGCGGGTTGATGCGGGTGCGGGGGAGGTGCCGGCCCGTTTGGACGGGCGCCTGAGGTTGGTGCTCGTGGTGCTGCTGGTGGCGCAGTTCATGCTGGCGGTGGATTTCTCGATTTTGAATGTGGCGTTGCCGGTGATCGGTGACGGGCTTGGTTTCTCGTTGTCGAATCTGCAGTGGATCGCGACGTCGTTCGCGTTGTGTGCTGCGGGTTTCACGTTGTTGTTCGGGCGGGTTGCGGACCTGTTCGGGCGTCGGCGGCTGTTCCTGGTGGGCCTTGCGGTGCTGGGCCTGTCCTCGCTCGTGGGTGGTCTGGCGACGTCGCCGGAGATGCTGATCGCGGCGCGGGTGTTCCAGGGTCTGGCGACCGCCGCGGTGACGCCGGCGGGTCTGTCCCTGCTCACTACGTCGTTTCCCGAAGGGCCCTTGCGTCAGAAGGCGTTGGGTCTGAACGGTGCTCTGATGTCGGCGGGGTTCACGACGGGCGCGATTCTGGGTGGAGTGCTCACGGATCTGTTGTCGTGGCGGTGGGCGTTCTTCATCAACGTCCCGGTGGCGCTCGCGGTGTTGTTCATCGCTCCGACGGTGATCAAGGAGTCGCGTCCGGCGACGCGTCCGAAGCTGGACGTGCCGGGGGCGACGGCCGTCACCCTGGGTTTGCTGGCTCTGATTTACGGGTTGACGCAGGCGGGTGAGCACGGTTGGGGTGCGCCGTCTGCGCTGGGTTGGCTGGCTGCGGGTGTGGTGCTGCTGATCGTCTTCTATGCGATCGAGTCGAAGAGTTCGGCTCCGCTGGTTCCGGTTTCTGTGCTGAAGAAGAAGACGGTCGCGTGGGGGAACATCGCGGGTCTGGTCGCGTTTCTGACGGAGACCAGTCTGGTGTTCCTGATGACGCTGTATCTGCAGGAGGTGTTGGACTTCTCGCCGCTGACGGCGGGTCTGTCGTTCGGTGTGCTGGGTGTGGGCACGGTGATCGGTGGTTCGATCGCGCCGCGGGTGATCGGTGCGGTGGGTACGCGGTCGACGTTGATCGTCGGTGGTGTGCTGCAGGCGGTGGCGACGTTGAGCCTGGTGGCGTTGGGTGAGACGTCGGCGTCGATGTGGCTGCTGTTGGTTGCGACGTTCGCGGGTGGTGTGGGCAACATGCTGGTGATCGTCGGGTTCATGGTGACCGCGACGACGGGTCTGCCGGACCATGAGCAGGGTATGGCGACGGGTCTGGCGACGATGACGCAGCAGATCGGCATCACGATGGGCACGCCCATCATGTCCGCGGTCGCCGCGGCCAACACCGACATCCATGCCGGCATCACCACCGCGGTCATCGTCAACACCGCCATCGTCGTGGTCGGCATCCTCACCACCGTCCTCTTCCTCCGCACCAAGGCCGCGAAGGACGTCGCCGCCGCCGGCTGATTTCCCGGCCGAAGAGATTCCCCTCCCTCCGGGAAGCGCCCCGGCACGGTCGTCAGACCGCTCCCGTCGACCGTGCCGGGGTCGCCTCCCTCCTTCTCAAGGAACCCGATGGACCTCCATATCGAAGACCGCGTGTACCTCGTCACCGGCGCGTCGTCCGGCATCGGCGAGGCGACCGTCCGCCTCCTCGCGGCCGAAGGCGCCACCGTCGTCGGCGTCGCCCGCAAGCCGTGGAGCACCGAAGCCCTCGGCGACCGGGTCAGCACCCTCGCCGCCGACCTCACCGATCCCGCCGCGGCCCGGCAGGTCGCGGACGCCGTGGCCGCGCGCCACGGCCGGCTCGACGGCCTCGTCAACAACGTCGGCGCGCTGGAATCCCGTACCGGCTTCCTCGACGTGACCGACGAGCAGTGGAAGAACACCTTCGAGGTCAACTTCCACTCGGCCGTCCGCATGACCCGCGCCGCACTGCCCGCGCTCCTGGAGTCGGGAGCCGGCTCCGTCGTGCACGTGGCGAGCGAGGCCGCCCGCTACCCCGACCCCGGCATCGTCGACTACGCCGCCTCGAAGACGGCGCTGCTGTCCCTGTCCAAGTCCCTCGCCGCGGAGTTCGGCGCACGGGCGGTACGTTCGAACGTCGTCTCCCCGGGGCCCACCCGGACCGCGCTCTTCGACGCGCCCGGCGGCTTCGCCGACCAGCTCGGCCAGCGGTTCGGGCTCCCCGCGGACGAGGCCGTCGACCACTTCATCCGCGAGGTGCGCCGACTGCCCAGCGGCCGCATCGGCACACCCGAAGACGTCGCGGGCGTGATCGCGTACCTGCTCTCGCCCCTGGCGGGCCAGGTCACCGGCGCCGAATGGAGCGTCGACGGCGGCGCCCTGCGGCAGATCTGACCAGGCCGATGCGTGCTTCCCTCCTCGCCCTCGCGGTCGGCGCCTTCGGGATCGGGACGACCGAGTTCGTCATCGTCGGCCTGCTCCCCGAGGTGGCCGACGACCTGTCCGTGTCCATCCCCTCCGCCGGCATGCTGGTCACCGGATACGCCCTGGGCGTGGTCGTCGGCGCACCGCTGATGACCGCGGCCGGTGCCCGGCTTCCCCGCAAGACCATGCTTGTCGTGCTCATGGCTATCTTCATCGCCGGCAACCTGCTCTGCGCCCTCGCCGGGGACTACGCGGCCCTCATGGGCGGGCGGCTGATCGCGGCCCTCACGCACGGCGCGTTCTTCGGGATCGGCTCCGTCGTCGCCGCCGACCTCGTGGCCCCCGACCGGCGGGCCAGCGCCATCGCCCTGATGTTCACCGGCCTCACCCTGGCCAATGTGCTCGGCGTGCCCCTGGGGACCTTCCTGGGCCAGGAGTTCGGCTGGCGTTCGACCTTCTGGGCGGTCACCGCCATCGGGATCGTCGGACTGCTCGCCCTCATCACACTGGTCCCGGCGCAGCCCGCGCCGCAGAGCGGGGCCCTGCGCGGCGAACTCGCCGTCTTCCGCAGGCCTCAGGTGTGGCTGGCCCTGACCACGACGGTCCTCGGCTTCGGCGGCGTCTTCGCCTCCTTCACCTACCTCGCCCCGATGATGACGGAACTGGCCGGCTTCTCCGACGGTGCGGTCGCCTGGCTCCTCGTCCTCTTCGGCGTCGGGCTGTGCGTGGGCAACGTACTCGGCGGCCGGGCCGCCGACCGCTCCCTCATGCCCAGCCTGTACCTCATCCTCGGCGGCCTCTGCCTGGTGCTGGTGGTCTTCACCTTCACGTCGAGGGCCGCCCTGCCCGCCGCGGTCACCCTGGCCGCCTTCGGGGCGATCGGCTTCGCCACCGTGCCGCCGCTCCAGGCACGCGTGATGCAGCAGGCGGCCGGGGCCCCGGCCCTCGCCTCCGCGGCGAACATCGCGGCCTTCAACCTCGGCAACGCCCTCGGCGCCTGGCTCGGCGGCCTCGCTGTCGCCCACGGCCTGGGCTGGACCTCGCCGACCTGGATCGGCGCCGGACTCGCCGCCGCCGGCCTCGGCACCGCGGCCCTCTCCGGCCACCTGGACCGCAGGAGCGGCCGAGGACCGCGCCCGCTTCCCGCCGAACGGCCCCTCCCTGCACCACTCCCCGCGCAGCACCCCTCCGCCGGTGCCGGGCACGGCACCCATCCCATCGTCGAACAGAAGTCGAGGTAGTCCCATGAACGGTGTCGATCGCCGGACCATGCTCACCCGCAGCGCGGCCGTCGTCGGAGGCGCGGCGGTGGCCGGCGCGCTCGCCGGCCCCGCGGCAGCGGCCACGGATCCCGCCGCCTCCGCGGCGCCCGGCTCGGCCGCCGGGACCGGAGCCGTCGTACGCCCGGGCGACCCGCGCTACGAGATGCTCACCACCGGCAACAACCAGCGCTTCGTCGCCCGCCCCGACTACGTCAAGATGGTCCGCTCGACCGCGGACGCCGAACGGGCCCTGAGAGACGCCGTCCGGGCCGGCAAGCGGGTCTCCGTGCGCAGCGGCGGCCACTGCTTCGCCGACTTCGCCGCCCACCCCGAGACCGAGGTCATCATCGACTTCTCGGAGATGACCCACGTCGGCTACGACCCCGCGCGCCGCGCCTTCGTCGTCGAGGCGGGCGCCCGCCTGATCAACGTGTACGAGGCCCTCTACAAGGGCTGGGGCGTCACCATACCCGGCGGCATCTGCTACAGCGTCGGAGCCGGCGGGCACATCGTCGGCGGCGGCTACGGGCTCCTCTCCCGGGCCCACGGCCTGGTCGTCGACCACCTCTACGCCGTGGAGGTCGTCGTCACGGACGGCCGGGGCGGCGTCCGCACCGTCGTCGCCACCCGCGAGAAGAACGACCCCCACCGCGACCTGTGGTGGGCGCACACCGGCGGGGGCGGCGGCAACTTCGGCCTGGTGACCCGCTACTGGTTCCGCTCCCCGGGCGCGAAGGGCTCCGAGCCCTCCGAGCAGCTGATATCGCCGCCGTCGAAGGTCCTCGTCAGCGCCCTCGACTTCCCCTGGGAACAGCTGACGGAGGCGAAGTTCACCCGCCTCCTGAAGAACTTCGGCGCCTGGCACGCCGCCCACAGCGCACCCGACAGCCCCTACCGCAACCTCTCCAGCCTGTTCAACGTCAGCTCCAAGGCCCACGGCAGCGTGGGCATGTTCACCCAGGTCGACGCGACCGTGCCGAACGCGCGCAAGCTGCTCGACGACTACGTGGCGGCCATCACCGCCGGTACGGGGATCACCCCCAAGGCACTGACCCGCGCCACCGGCGAACTGCCCGCCATGCCGCAGTTCGCCGAGCCCAGAACACTGCCCTGGCTCCAGGCGACCCGGCTCGTCGGCACCAACAACCCGACCATCACCAACCCCACCTCGCGCGGCGCGCACAAGTCCGCGTACATGCGCAAGAACTTCACCGACCACCAGATCTCCGCGCTCTACCGGTACATGAGCCGGCCGGACTTCAAGAACCCCGACACCATGCTGGTGCTGTTCTCCTTCGGCGGCCAGGTCAACGCCGTCGCACCCGACGCGACGGCCAACGCGCAGCGGTCGTCCATCTTCAAGATGTGCTTCCAGACCTTCTGGCAGGAGGAGAGCGAGGACGCCTTCTACCTGGGATGGCTGCGCGACCTGTACGAGGACTTCTTCTCGGCGACCGGCGGCGTGCCCCTGATCGACGACAGCACCGACGGCTGCTACATCAACTATCCCGACCGGGACATCACCGACCCACGCCGCAACCGGTCCGGCGTGCCGTGGCAGACCCTCTACTACAAGGACAACTACCCGCGCCTGCAGCAGGTCAAGAAGCGCTACGACCCGTCCGACTTCTTCCGCCACTCCATGTCGATCAAGCCTGCCCGAGGCTGATCCCGGACGGATGACGGCCGGCGGGTGACCGCCGGCGGTCCGGCGTCCCCCACGCGACCCTGCCCGCGGTCCCGCGACCGTCATCCCTGCTCAGAAGCCCCGCACTCCCTTCCCCGGAGTGCGGGGCTTCTGGCGTTCCCGGCCAGGTGTTCGAGTGGCCGAGGCGGTTCGTTGACTGTCCGGGCGGCTCCGGGAAAGCTGATTGCAGGCCGGAAGAGGGCAGCCGAAAAGGGCCCCTCGCAGAGCGATCCGATCCCCTGGCCGCACCCTCGCACACCCCTCAGACACGCCCGCGGCACCGCCGTGCCGCGCCCCTTCCCCCGCCATGCCACGGCGCGATTCCCACCGCGCCAGAGAGAAAGAGGAAGCCATGCGTTCCGTCGCCGTAGTCCTCGGCACCCGGCCGGAAGCCATCAAGTTCGCGCCGGTCATCCGCGCCCTCCAGGACGACCCGCGCTTCGAGCCCGTCGTGATCTCCACCGGCCAGCACCGCCAGATGCTGGACGAGACCCTCGACGCCTTCGGCCTCACCGCCGACGTCGACCTGAAGGTGATGGCGCCCAAGCAGACCCTCTCCCAGGTCACCTACCGCTCGCTGCGCGGCCTGGAGGACTACTTCGCCGCCTCGCCCGCCGACGCGGTCCTGGTCCACGGGGACACCGCCACCACCCTCACCGGCGCCCTGGCCGGTTTCCACCTGCGGATCCCCGTCGTCCACGTCGAGGCCGGACTGCGCAGCGGCCGGCTCGGCTCGCCCTTCCCCGAGGAGGGCAACAGACGGCTCGTCGCGCAGGTCGCCGCACTCCACCTGGCCCCCACCCCCGGCAACCTGGCGAACCTGCTGCGCGAGGGCATCGCCGCCGACACCGTCACCGTCACCGGCAACACCGTCATCGACGCCCTGCGCTGGGCCAGCGGCCGTGCGGAGAGCTACGGCGACCCGGCCCTGGCCGACCTCGACAGCGACCCGCGGCGGGTCGTCCTGGCCTCCGCGCACCGCCGCGAGGCCTGGCCGCACCTGCCCGAGATCGGCCGGGCCCTCGCCCGCATCGCCGACGAGCCCGGCGTGCGCGTCGTCGTACCGCTCCACCGCAACCCCGTCGTCCGCGAGGCGCTCCTGCCGCACATCGGCAACCACCCGGGCATCACCGTCACCGACCCGCTGCCCTACCTCAGCTTCTGCAAGCTCATGGGCCGCGCCGACATCATCGTCTCGGACAGCAGCGGCAGCCAGGAGGAGGGCCCCGCCCTCGGCAAGCCCACGCTCGTCCTCGGCAACGTCACCGAGCGCTCCGAGGCCATTGTCGCCGGTACCGCCTGCCTCGTCGGCACGGCCACCGAGGGGATCGTCGCCCACACCCTGGAGCTGCTGCGCGACCGGGTCGCCTACGACCGGATGGCCAACGCCGCCAACCCGTACGGCGACGGACAGGCCACCGAGCGCACCGTCGCCGCCCTCGCCCACTTCTTCGGCATGGGCCCCGCCCCCGAACCCTTCGTCCCCGACGACGCCGTCGACGAGCTCAGCGTCGAGCTCGCCCGTACGGCCGACTTCGCCCGCACCTGAGCCCGTAGCGAAGCCCGCAGCCGAGCCCGCAGCCGAGTCCGTGCCCGGGCCCGCACCCGATCGAGAGGAGCGCGCATGAGCGCCACCCCGTCCGCCGTCGAACGCCCGCTGAACTTCAGCTCCCCGTACCTGAGGGCCCACCTCGTGCGCGACGCCGTGGACTACACCGTCGAAGGCCGCACCATCGTCGTCAACCCCGGAGTGACGCCCGTGACCATCGCGGAGGAACCCCGCAAGACCATCCCCCCGCTCTCCTCCACCGTCCTCGCCGACACCCGCATCGAGAAGGCCGACGCGCTCCTCCTCCTGCGCT includes these proteins:
- a CDS encoding IS701 family transposase, coding for MTAHMRTRALAAGGTALDEFTERLFGHLPRADQRRWARVYLQGLLTTPGKKSVRRLAASVTASPTASQSLQQFINASPWEWDPARAELLRWVEERHPVHAWTVGQVCFPKRGEHSVGVHRRFDPAAGRIVNCQFGFGLFLSLDGLSVPVDWRLVLPDSWSVDPALRRRARISPAVAHQTPESLVLELVDSIAARTSSVRAPVVADLSRLGAAAALIGMLGRRGHDFLVSVPPALAVCAAGPGHRSEPARPAAYATAAYATAGHATSAGDLARRGNTSHPYAAPLTGRVARPQPLRIQSALVRVPGADLAVPGAQQTYRLFGERRPGPGAPGASGAVWLTNMSRHRMDDLLRLVRQSGRAAATLGALADDFGLLDFEGRSFPGWHHHMTLMSAAYAYRGLFSSGYRQVACNNGLPRRGRRGAEVRGRSGDDLE
- a CDS encoding TetR/AcrR family transcriptional regulator, producing the protein MRTRNHLISVAAAEFDRNGYEGTSLSRLSRSAGISIGAVTFHFSAKGELASAVEDSGRAATRRVVECVTARGGPALDTVSSLVLALGRLIETDAAVRAAARLTQERVGAGPEWCGCWLPEVEELLEQAAEEGQLHPEVDPRPLTQLTGHLVGGVVARARRDREDRPGAVVGELGELWCLIRRRVAARPEAEMPK
- the galU gene encoding UTP--glucose-1-phosphate uridylyltransferase GalU gives rise to the protein MNSTPPQITKAVIPAAGLGTRFLPLTKATPKEMLPVVDKPAIQYVVEEAVAAGMSDILMVTGRNKRPLEDHFDRNYELEEALQRRGDQDKLNSVCASTELADIHYVRQRDPKGLGHAVLCAAPHVGREPFAVLLADDLIDPRDPLLSRMAEVRARLGGSVVALMEVDSDAIHLYGCAAVEQSAAGGDGVRITELVEKPEPGTAPSNLAIIGRYLLDPEIFEVLRSTSPGRGGEIQLTDALRTLVRAGRPVHGVVFSGRRYDTGDRAEYLRATVRLACEREDLGPEFLSWLREFVRAEELAPV
- a CDS encoding ParB/RepB/Spo0J family partition protein — encoded protein: MDDSNAGHPAKRTPRSAAEVPVGALLAADSPRTVPVDESHAQALANSGRTLPPLLVHRPTMRIIDGTHRLRAAVLRGRDTVGVTYFDGSAEDAFVLSVEANISHGLPLTQAERTGAALRILRSHPDWSDRGIAGRTGLAAKTVAALRRREAPEHEPPGRVGRDGRIRPADPARGREAAARLLAGRPTASLRQIAREAGIAPSTVRDVRRRIGEGEDPVPAGQRRSGSAPSPPARPADRGRARGQPLPALVTGLCKDPLLRLSEAGRLLLRMLDLQVSGLRQRERIVAAVPPYRAETAAAAAAQCARDWQELSEELGRRASAEART
- a CDS encoding MFS transporter, whose protein sequence is MSVVEGARVDAGAGEVPARLDGRLRLVLVVLLVAQFMLAVDFSILNVALPVIGDGLGFSLSNLQWIATSFALCAAGFTLLFGRVADLFGRRRLFLVGLAVLGLSSLVGGLATSPEMLIAARVFQGLATAAVTPAGLSLLTTSFPEGPLRQKALGLNGALMSAGFTTGAILGGVLTDLLSWRWAFFINVPVALAVLFIAPTVIKESRPATRPKLDVPGATAVTLGLLALIYGLTQAGEHGWGAPSALGWLAAGVVLLIVFYAIESKSSAPLVPVSVLKKKTVAWGNIAGLVAFLTETSLVFLMTLYLQEVLDFSPLTAGLSFGVLGVGTVIGGSIAPRVIGAVGTRSTLIVGGVLQAVATLSLVALGETSASMWLLLVATFAGGVGNMLVIVGFMVTATTGLPDHEQGMATGLATMTQQIGITMGTPIMSAVAAANTDIHAGITTAVIVNTAIVVVGILTTVLFLRTKAAKDVAAAG
- a CDS encoding SDR family NAD(P)-dependent oxidoreductase; translation: MDLHIEDRVYLVTGASSGIGEATVRLLAAEGATVVGVARKPWSTEALGDRVSTLAADLTDPAAARQVADAVAARHGRLDGLVNNVGALESRTGFLDVTDEQWKNTFEVNFHSAVRMTRAALPALLESGAGSVVHVASEAARYPDPGIVDYAASKTALLSLSKSLAAEFGARAVRSNVVSPGPTRTALFDAPGGFADQLGQRFGLPADEAVDHFIREVRRLPSGRIGTPEDVAGVIAYLLSPLAGQVTGAEWSVDGGALRQI
- a CDS encoding MFS transporter, which encodes MRASLLALAVGAFGIGTTEFVIVGLLPEVADDLSVSIPSAGMLVTGYALGVVVGAPLMTAAGARLPRKTMLVVLMAIFIAGNLLCALAGDYAALMGGRLIAALTHGAFFGIGSVVAADLVAPDRRASAIALMFTGLTLANVLGVPLGTFLGQEFGWRSTFWAVTAIGIVGLLALITLVPAQPAPQSGALRGELAVFRRPQVWLALTTTVLGFGGVFASFTYLAPMMTELAGFSDGAVAWLLVLFGVGLCVGNVLGGRAADRSLMPSLYLILGGLCLVLVVFTFTSRAALPAAVTLAAFGAIGFATVPPLQARVMQQAAGAPALASAANIAAFNLGNALGAWLGGLAVAHGLGWTSPTWIGAGLAAAGLGTAALSGHLDRRSGRGPRPLPAERPLPAPLPAQHPSAGAGHGTHPIVEQKSR
- a CDS encoding FAD-dependent oxidoreductase — encoded protein: MNGVDRRTMLTRSAAVVGGAAVAGALAGPAAAATDPAASAAPGSAAGTGAVVRPGDPRYEMLTTGNNQRFVARPDYVKMVRSTADAERALRDAVRAGKRVSVRSGGHCFADFAAHPETEVIIDFSEMTHVGYDPARRAFVVEAGARLINVYEALYKGWGVTIPGGICYSVGAGGHIVGGGYGLLSRAHGLVVDHLYAVEVVVTDGRGGVRTVVATREKNDPHRDLWWAHTGGGGGNFGLVTRYWFRSPGAKGSEPSEQLISPPSKVLVSALDFPWEQLTEAKFTRLLKNFGAWHAAHSAPDSPYRNLSSLFNVSSKAHGSVGMFTQVDATVPNARKLLDDYVAAITAGTGITPKALTRATGELPAMPQFAEPRTLPWLQATRLVGTNNPTITNPTSRGAHKSAYMRKNFTDHQISALYRYMSRPDFKNPDTMLVLFSFGGQVNAVAPDATANAQRSSIFKMCFQTFWQEESEDAFYLGWLRDLYEDFFSATGGVPLIDDSTDGCYINYPDRDITDPRRNRSGVPWQTLYYKDNYPRLQQVKKRYDPSDFFRHSMSIKPARG
- the wecB gene encoding non-hydrolyzing UDP-N-acetylglucosamine 2-epimerase, which translates into the protein MRSVAVVLGTRPEAIKFAPVIRALQDDPRFEPVVISTGQHRQMLDETLDAFGLTADVDLKVMAPKQTLSQVTYRSLRGLEDYFAASPADAVLVHGDTATTLTGALAGFHLRIPVVHVEAGLRSGRLGSPFPEEGNRRLVAQVAALHLAPTPGNLANLLREGIAADTVTVTGNTVIDALRWASGRAESYGDPALADLDSDPRRVVLASAHRREAWPHLPEIGRALARIADEPGVRVVVPLHRNPVVREALLPHIGNHPGITVTDPLPYLSFCKLMGRADIIVSDSSGSQEEGPALGKPTLVLGNVTERSEAIVAGTACLVGTATEGIVAHTLELLRDRVAYDRMANAANPYGDGQATERTVAALAHFFGMGPAPEPFVPDDAVDELSVELARTADFART